One genomic window of Cinclus cinclus chromosome 6, bCinCin1.1, whole genome shotgun sequence includes the following:
- the EIF2B2 gene encoding translation initiation factor eIF-2B subunit beta: MPGATERGSELSEQIEAFVARLRGGGERPRSEDTARQTLSLLRKIVGHGRWSRAGELMDLIRTEGQRMTAAQPSETTVGNMVRRVLKVVREEYGRLHGRSEESDQQESLHKLLTSGGLSEDFRTPYPSLRANVIEAINEMLIELEGTTDNIAMQALEHIHSNEVIMTIGYSRTVEAFLKEAARKRKFQVIVAECAPFCQGHEMAVRLTKENIETTVMSDAAIFAVMSRVNKVIIGTKTILANGALIAVSGTHTLALAAKHHSTPLIVCAPMFKLSPQFPNEEDSFHKFVSPQEVLPFTEGEILAKINVHCPVFDYVPPELITLFISNIGGNAPSYIYRLMSELYHPDDYEL; encoded by the exons ATGCCGGGCGCTACCGAACGCGGCTCGGAGCTCTCCGAGCAGATCGAGGCCTTTGTGGCGCGGCTgcggggcggcggggagcggccTCGCTCCGAGGACACGGCGCGGCAGACGCTGTCGCTGCTGCGGAAGATCGTCGGGCACGGGCGATGGAGCCGGGCCG GGGAGCTCATGGATCTGATCCGGACAGAGGGCCAGAGGATGACAGCAGCCCAGCCATCAGAGACAACAGTGGGCAACATGGTGCGACGAGTATTGAAAGTCGTTCGTGAGGAATATGGCAG GCTTCACGGGCGCAGTGAGGAAAGTGACCAGCAAGAATCCCTGCACAAACTCCTGACTTCTGGAGGACTGAGCGAAGATTTCAGAACCCCTTACCCCTCCCTCAGAGCTAATGTTATTGAAGCTATTAATGAGATGCTAATTGAGCTAG AGGGCACCACTGATAACATTGCTATGCAGGCACTGGAGCACATCCACTCCAACGAGGTGATCATGACCATTGGCTACTCACGCACTGTTGAGGCATTCCTGAAGGAAGCCGCTCGCAAGCGGAAGTTCCAGGTCATCGTGGCAGAGTGTGCACCGTTCTGCCAG GGTCATGAAATGGCTGTCCGACTGACTAAAGAGAATATTGAAACTACTGTCATGAGTGATGCAGCTATTTTTGCTGTCATGTCTCGAGTCAACAAG GTCATCATTGGTACAAAGACAATCCTGGCCAATGGCGCCCTGATTGCTGTGAGTGGGACTCACACTCTGGCACTGGCAGCTAAACACCACTCCACTCCACTCATCGTGTGTGCCCCTATGTTCAAGCTTTCACCGCAG TTCCCTAATGAAGAAGATTCATTCCACAAGTTTGTGTCACCACAGGAAGTGCTGCCATTCACAGAAG GGGAGATCCTGGCAAAAATCAATGTTCATTGCCCAGTGTTTGACTACGTCCCTCCAGAGCTCATTACTCTCTTCATTTCTAACATTGGGGGCAATGCACCTTCCTACATCTACCGCCTCATGAGTGAGCTCTACCATCCAGATGACTATGAACTCTAA